The Ranitomeya imitator isolate aRanImi1 chromosome 6, aRanImi1.pri, whole genome shotgun sequence genome window below encodes:
- the MYLIP gene encoding E3 ubiquitin-protein ligase MYLIP, whose amino-acid sequence MLCYVTRPDSVVMEVVVDAKANGEDCLNQVCERLGIIEVDYFGLQFSGNKGESLWLNLRNRISQQMDGLAPFRMKLRVKFFVEPHLILQEQTRHMFFLHIKDDLLVGRLQCSLEQAVELSALIAQLEYGDYNQNTARYHNLWTKEYETATLESIIEKHKSLEGLSQASGEYQVLQIVSTLENYGVEWHSVRDAEGQKLVIGIGPEGVSICKEDFSPINRITYPVIQMATQSGKNVYLTITKESGNSLVLLFKVISTRAASGLYRAITETHAFYRCDTVTSAVMMQYSRDLKGHLASLFLNDNINVGKKYVFDIKRTSKEVYDHARRALYNAGIMDLYPRNDHSGQGSPLKTSESTLDCNSCESLSCQQTKTLQEKLRKLKEAMLCMVCCEEEINSAFCPCGHMVCCEGCATQLQSCPVCRASVDHVQHVYLPTHTSLLNLTVI is encoded by the exons GTTTGTGAACGGCTAGGCATTATTGAAGTGGATTACTTTGGCTTACAGTTCAGTGGAAATAAGGGCGAAAGTCTATGGCTGAATCTGAGAAATCGAATATCCCAGCAGATGGACGGGCTGGCTCCTTTCAGGATGAAGCTAAGAGTCAAGTTCTTTGTGGAGCCCCATCTCATTCTCCAGGAGCAGACCAG GCACATGTTTTTCTTGCACATAAAGGATGATCTCCTGGTTGGTCGTCTGCAGTGTTCTCTAGAGCAAGCGGTGGAGCTGAGTGCTCTGATTGCCCAGTTGGAATATGGAGACTATAATCAGAACACTGCCCGATACCACAATCTCTGGACGAAGGAATACGAAACGGCTACGTTAGAAAG TATTATTGAAAAGCACAAAAGCTTGGAAGGACTGAGCCAAGCATCAGGGGAATACCAGGTTCTACAGATCGTGTCCACGCTGGAAAACTATGGGGTCGAGTGGCATTCTGTGCGAGACGCAGAAGGTCAGAAGCTGGTAATTGGAATAGGCCCTGAAGGTGTGTCCATCTGCAAAGAGGACTTCAGCCCAATTAATAG GATTACATATCCAGTGATTCAAATGGCAACACAATCTGGAAAGAATGTATACTTGACAATAACCAAGGAGTCCGGAAACAGTTTGGTTCTTCTTTTTAAAGTGATCAGCACCCGAGCAGCCAGCGGACTCTACCGGGCAATAACAGAGACACATGCGTTTTACAG GTGTGACACTGTTACAAGCGCTGTCATGATGCAGTACAGCCGAGATCTTAAAGGACACCTGGCATCATTATTTTTAAATGATAATATCAATGTTGGCAAGAAGTACGTGTTTGATATTAAAAGGACTTCAAAGGAGGTTTACGACCATGCACGAAGAGCCTTGTACAATGCTGGCATTATGGATCTATACCCAAGAAATGACCATAGCGGGCAGGGTTCCCCCCTCAAGACCTCTGAAAGTACTCTTGACTGTAACAGCTGCGAGAGTCTCAGCTGTCAGCAAACAAAGACGCTACAGGAGAAGCTGAGGAAACTGAAAGAAGCCATGCTGTGCATGGTGTGCTGTGAAGAGGAAATTAATTCTGCCTTCTGCCCGTGTGGGCATATGGTGTGCTGTGAGGGATGTGCCACCCAATTACAG tcCTGTCCGGTTTGCCGGGCATCGGTGGATCACGTTCAGCACGTTTACTTGCCAACACACACAAGCTTGTTAAATCTGACTGTTATTTAA